The region AAAGGCAGCAGCCGGTATTTCACTTGCCGCATGTAGACGCGGTAGCGCACGTCGGTTGCCAGGAAGCGTTCTTCGCGCAGCAGGCGCGCCACCAGCATCAGCATGGCCGCGGCGTACACGACGGCATTCGCGGGCGATGCATTGGTCAGCAGGTAGGCGCTCGACGAGAGCACATAGCTGGCATAGACCGGGTGGCGCACCACGCGGTACATGCCGCCCGTCTTGATGTCGCGCCGCGCTGCCACCAGGCCGAAGCTGCGGTTCAGCGAGAGCAGGCCGGCAATCTGCAGCAGGCTGCCGGTGGCGAGCAGGTATTGCGCCGCCGGCCAGATGGTCATGTCGGACGGCGCGAAGAAAAAAGGTGCAAAGGTGGCGCCGATGGCCAGCAGCCAGTCGCCCGCGTCGGTGGAGACGCTGACGGGGGCCGAGCGCACGAGAAAGAAGAGGGCGGCCAGCGTTTCGGCGGCGCAGAACAGCAGATAGCTCCAGTCGCCGTCATGCAGGAAGGCGAAGACGTGGGCGCTGGCGAACATGCCCCACAGGCAGGCCATGGCGATGCCGGTGAGCAGGCTGGCGCGCCGCGAGCCGAAGAAGTGAGCGAGGGTGTGCATGATCGTGTCCGTGGTGGGTGGGTGGCCGGAGCAGCGCATGTCAGCGCAGGCTCCACAGGTGCGTGTAGTGCAGGAACAGCTGCAGCAGGGTGCCGCTGGCGATGGCGAAGGCGTAGGCCAGCTTGCCGGTGGCCGGCGGTGGCTCGGCGATGGTGGCGGGGCCGCCCGCCAGGCTGTGCAGCAGCGCGCCCAGCAGCATGTGGTAGGTGTTCTTCAGCACCAGGCGCAGGCGCTGGCCTGCCAGCGCCGCGGCCAGGGCC is a window of Janthinobacterium sp. 1_2014MBL_MicDiv DNA encoding:
- a CDS encoding methyltransferase family protein; the encoded protein is MHTLAHFFGSRRASLLTGIAMACLWGMFASAHVFAFLHDGDWSYLLFCAAETLAALFFLVRSAPVSVSTDAGDWLLAIGATFAPFFFAPSDMTIWPAAQYLLATGSLLQIAGLLSLNRSFGLVAARRDIKTGGMYRVVRHPVYASYVLSSSAYLLTNASPANAVVYAAAMLMLVARLLREERFLATDVRYRVYMRQVKYRLLPFIF